The following proteins are encoded in a genomic region of Microvirgula aerodenitrificans DSM 15089:
- a CDS encoding efflux transporter outer membrane subunit yields the protein MMMAIRRFFLLSPLCLLAACALPVTNTDAGLPIPAHWRQAADGETDGIDADWWRGFGSAELDRLVGDARRDSHDIAAAVARLAQASARARMAGAALAPELSLTAGASRTGRLGGQADEGRAFNAGLSASYELDFWGGNRAARASALAGVQASRFDRDTVRLTVSASVASAYLQTLALRERAAIARADLARAERVLATVRVRAGAGAETPLALAQQRGLVASAQQQVDALAQQARDALILLASLGGHLPAGFDIEGERLSALGWPTLDAGPPSALLTRRPDLARAEARLAAADADITVARAAMLPAVRLTAGIGSNSDRAGRWLDNPVYSLAGALTAPIFNAGRLAAQRDQADARRAELLADYRQAIIAAFRDTEQALNTIDGLERQLRSADEAHEQAQRALTLAERRYRAGADTLLTVLDTQRTLFAAEDERLTLRLRRQQAAVELFKALGGGWRRDDTL from the coding sequence ATGATGATGGCAATCCGCCGTTTTTTTCTGCTGTCGCCGCTGTGTCTGCTGGCCGCCTGCGCGCTGCCGGTGACGAACACCGACGCCGGCCTGCCGATACCGGCGCACTGGCGGCAAGCCGCTGATGGCGAGACGGATGGCATCGATGCCGACTGGTGGCGCGGCTTTGGCAGCGCCGAACTGGACCGGCTGGTGGGGGACGCCCGGCGCGACAGTCACGATATCGCCGCTGCCGTGGCACGGCTGGCGCAGGCCAGCGCCCGGGCCAGGATGGCCGGTGCTGCGCTGGCGCCGGAACTCTCGCTGACGGCCGGCGCCTCGCGTACCGGTCGCCTCGGCGGGCAGGCTGACGAGGGCAGGGCATTCAACGCCGGGCTGTCGGCCAGTTACGAACTGGATTTCTGGGGTGGCAATCGTGCTGCCCGCGCCAGCGCGCTGGCCGGTGTGCAGGCGTCGCGTTTCGATCGCGATACGGTGCGGCTGACGGTCAGCGCCAGCGTGGCATCGGCCTATCTGCAGACGCTGGCGCTGCGCGAGCGGGCAGCGATCGCCCGCGCCGACCTGGCACGGGCCGAGCGGGTGCTGGCCACCGTGCGCGTGCGCGCCGGGGCCGGTGCCGAGACGCCGCTGGCGCTGGCGCAGCAGCGCGGGCTGGTGGCCAGCGCGCAGCAGCAGGTCGATGCCCTGGCGCAGCAGGCGCGCGATGCGCTGATTCTGCTGGCCAGCCTGGGCGGGCACCTGCCGGCCGGTTTCGATATCGAGGGTGAACGGCTGTCGGCGCTGGGCTGGCCGACGCTGGACGCCGGTCCGCCCTCGGCACTGCTGACCCGGCGTCCGGATCTGGCCCGCGCCGAAGCGCGACTGGCGGCGGCCGATGCCGACATCACCGTGGCGCGGGCCGCCATGCTGCCGGCGGTGCGGCTGACGGCCGGCATCGGCTCGAACAGCGACCGGGCCGGCCGCTGGCTGGACAACCCGGTCTACAGCCTGGCCGGGGCGTTGACCGCGCCGATCTTCAATGCCGGCCGGCTGGCGGCGCAGCGCGATCAGGCCGACGCGCGCCGGGCCGAACTGCTGGCCGATTATCGCCAGGCCATCATCGCCGCTTTCCGCGATACCGAACAGGCGCTGAACACGATTGACGGACTGGAGCGTCAGTTGCGCTCGGCCGATGAGGCGCACGAGCAGGCTCAACGTGCGCTGACCCTGGCCGAGCGACGCTATCGAGCCGGCGCAGACACGCTGCTGACCGTACTGGATACGCAACGCACGCTGTTCGCCGCCGAGGACGAGCGGCTGACGCTGCGCCTGCGGCGCCAGCAGGCGGCAGTGGAACTGTTCAAGGCCCTCGGTGGCGGCTGGAGGCGCGATGACACCCTTTGA
- a CDS encoding PepSY-associated TM helix domain-containing protein has protein sequence MVQVQKKSNARLWFLFHSWLALPIWAFLFFVCLTGTIATVSQEIIWVANPDTRARQPDGDPPLLGYDAVLAAVNRNRPDAVVQSIARPVKSQFALTVRVTNPDATSETLYVNPYTGGIQGSTSGFDFRQFIRAIHGWLLMPFNGSYNLGWYAVSALAIPLLGSLITGLVVYKRFWRGFLKPRLRFDKGSRVFWGDFHRLAGIWSIPFIAIIAVTGLWFLIQAALADNHVSFSTAGIPVVVAREDVPPSPDGRAPQRLSLDQAAQIASRTFPDLTPTFVSLPANAYDPISVGGRGNYPLLFEELSINPYNGRVEWSRRVSDRSGLELVTESMRPLHTGDFAGLWLKLVYFFFGLLLTMMVFSGLLIWTKRTAQATAAVIRRPRPAAASPVAVAERSAP, from the coding sequence ATGGTCCAAGTCCAAAAGAAATCGAATGCCAGGCTGTGGTTCCTGTTCCACAGCTGGCTGGCGCTGCCCATCTGGGCTTTCCTGTTCTTTGTCTGTCTGACCGGCACCATCGCCACGGTCAGCCAGGAAATCATCTGGGTCGCCAATCCGGATACGCGGGCGCGGCAGCCGGACGGTGATCCGCCGCTGCTCGGCTACGACGCGGTGCTGGCCGCCGTCAATCGCAACCGCCCTGATGCGGTGGTGCAGTCGATCGCGCGGCCGGTGAAGTCGCAGTTCGCGCTGACCGTGCGGGTGACCAATCCGGATGCGACCAGCGAAACGCTGTACGTGAACCCGTATACCGGCGGGATCCAGGGTTCGACCTCGGGCTTCGATTTCCGCCAGTTCATCCGTGCCATCCACGGCTGGCTGCTGATGCCGTTCAACGGCAGCTACAACCTCGGCTGGTATGCGGTGTCGGCGCTGGCGATTCCGCTGCTGGGCTCGCTGATTACCGGGCTGGTGGTCTACAAGCGTTTCTGGCGCGGCTTTCTCAAGCCCCGGCTGCGCTTCGACAAGGGCTCGCGCGTGTTCTGGGGCGACTTCCACCGTCTGGCCGGCATCTGGTCGATCCCGTTTATTGCCATCATCGCCGTCACCGGCCTGTGGTTCCTGATCCAGGCCGCGCTGGCCGATAACCACGTGTCGTTCTCGACGGCCGGCATTCCGGTGGTGGTGGCGCGCGAGGATGTGCCGCCGAGCCCGGACGGCCGCGCGCCGCAACGGCTGTCGCTCGACCAGGCCGCACAGATTGCCAGCAGGACCTTCCCCGACCTGACGCCGACCTTCGTCAGCCTGCCGGCCAATGCCTACGACCCCATCAGCGTCGGCGGTCGCGGCAACTATCCGCTGCTGTTCGAGGAGCTGAGCATCAACCCGTACAACGGTCGGGTCGAGTGGTCGCGCCGCGTGTCCGACCGCTCCGGACTGGAGCTGGTCACCGAATCGATGCGCCCGCTGCATACCGGTGACTTCGCCGGGCTGTGGCTGAAGCTGGTGTATTTCTTCTTCGGCCTGCTGCTGACCATGATGGTGTTCAGCGGCCTGCTGATCTGGACCAAACGCACGGCGCAGGCGACTGCCGCCGTGATCAGGCGGCCCCGGCCGGCGGCGGCATCGCCGGTTGCCGTGGCAGAAAGGAGCGCGCCATGA
- a CDS encoding transcriptional repressor: MTPFDALVAAGLRASVFRLRVLEVFAREPARYFAVEQIAAELVAHQARQVSLSTLYRQVNALHRGGVLLACRLVSGTTVFRWLDGAPPAMRLVCRRCGRIEETDDPALHRCLTRLVAGIGWRRSLLPLDCHGVCACCRPLLQGGRRRTAKVPVPDGENSCR; the protein is encoded by the coding sequence ATGACACCCTTTGATGCCCTGGTGGCCGCCGGGCTGCGAGCCAGCGTATTTCGCCTGCGGGTGCTGGAGGTGTTCGCCCGCGAGCCGGCGCGCTACTTCGCTGTCGAGCAGATTGCCGCCGAACTGGTTGCCCATCAGGCGCGCCAGGTATCGCTGAGCACCCTGTATCGCCAGGTCAACGCGCTGCATCGCGGCGGGGTGCTGCTGGCCTGCCGGCTGGTGTCCGGCACCACGGTGTTCCGCTGGCTCGACGGCGCGCCGCCGGCCATGCGGCTGGTCTGCCGCCGTTGCGGCCGGATCGAAGAAACCGATGACCCGGCGCTGCACCGCTGCCTGACACGGCTGGTGGCCGGTATTGGCTGGCGGCGGTCGCTGTTGCCGCTGGACTGCCATGGTGTCTGCGCGTGTTGCCGGCCGCTGTTGCAAGGCGGACGCCGGCGCACGGCGAAAGTGCCTGTTCCGGATGGAGAAAATTCTTGCCGATAA
- a CDS encoding MacB family efflux pump subunit: MSTPLIELDAIRKAYGGGDAPEVEVLHGVSLTIHAGEFVAIVGSSGSGKSTLMHLLGCLDRPTSGQYRFCGVDVAGLDADELAWLRREAFGFVFQGYHLIATESARENVEVPAIYAGMPAAEREARATALLSRLGLSARHDYRPNQLSGGQQQRVSIARALMNGGRIILADEPTGALDSQSGIEVMALLDELAAAGHTLILITHDRAVAARARRVIEVRDGRVVADSGPDASRADGSDSGWLEQMADGSRTRAATLAGDMREACRAAWRVMWINRFRTALTLLGIVIGVASVIVMLAVGQGSKQRVLEQLSAFGANNIYLGPNGDSARQNGGRVTLEDAAAIRTVPNVALVMPYLEGQVVIRYGNLDYRAEGGGVSSEFPQALNWKTARGMFFSAEDERTMAKVVVIGERVRDALFKDDDPLGRRVLLDKVPFQVIGVLASKGAQSGDSDEDNRVVLPFSTASSRLYGNPYPSWLTIGLADGAKLQETEAAIDALMLERHRQRDFRMFNAASRIAAQAATSDTLSLLLALIAAVSLLVGGIGVMNIMLMTVRERTREIGIRMATGARQRDILRQFLTEAVLVSLVGGLAGVLIGLLVGGVLVLFGLPLIFSVTAMVGAFACALLTGLVFGYMPARQAARLDPVVALAGE; this comes from the coding sequence GTGAGCACGCCGCTGATCGAACTCGACGCGATCCGCAAGGCCTATGGCGGCGGCGATGCACCGGAAGTGGAAGTGCTGCATGGCGTGTCGCTGACCATTCATGCCGGCGAGTTCGTTGCCATTGTCGGCAGCTCCGGTTCCGGCAAATCGACGCTGATGCACCTGCTTGGCTGCCTGGACCGGCCGACATCGGGACAGTACCGCTTCTGCGGCGTCGATGTGGCCGGGCTGGATGCCGACGAACTGGCGTGGCTGCGCCGCGAGGCATTCGGCTTCGTATTCCAGGGCTATCACCTGATCGCGACCGAAAGCGCGCGCGAGAATGTCGAAGTGCCGGCGATCTACGCCGGCATGCCGGCTGCCGAACGCGAGGCGCGGGCGACGGCGCTGCTGTCGCGACTCGGGCTGTCCGCCCGCCATGACTACCGGCCGAACCAGTTGTCCGGTGGCCAGCAGCAGCGGGTGTCGATTGCGCGGGCGCTGATGAACGGCGGCCGCATCATTCTGGCTGACGAACCGACCGGTGCCCTCGACAGCCAGAGCGGCATCGAGGTGATGGCGCTGCTCGACGAGCTGGCTGCGGCCGGTCATACCCTGATCCTGATTACTCACGACCGGGCGGTGGCGGCGCGCGCGCGCCGGGTGATCGAGGTCCGCGATGGCCGGGTGGTTGCCGATTCCGGCCCGGATGCCAGCCGGGCTGACGGCAGCGACAGTGGCTGGCTCGAACAGATGGCCGACGGCAGCCGCACCCGGGCGGCCACGCTGGCCGGCGACATGCGCGAAGCCTGCCGGGCGGCATGGCGGGTGATGTGGATCAACCGTTTCCGCACCGCACTGACCCTGCTCGGCATCGTGATCGGCGTGGCGTCGGTCATTGTCATGCTGGCGGTCGGTCAGGGCTCGAAACAGCGCGTGCTCGAACAGCTCTCGGCATTCGGCGCCAACAATATCTATCTCGGCCCGAATGGCGACAGCGCGCGCCAGAACGGTGGCCGGGTCACGCTGGAAGATGCGGCCGCCATCCGTACCGTACCGAATGTGGCGCTGGTGATGCCGTACCTCGAAGGGCAGGTGGTGATCCGCTACGGCAACCTCGACTACCGCGCCGAGGGCGGCGGCGTCAGCAGCGAGTTTCCGCAGGCGCTGAACTGGAAAACGGCGCGCGGCATGTTTTTCTCGGCCGAGGACGAACGGACCATGGCCAAGGTGGTGGTGATCGGCGAACGGGTGCGCGATGCGCTGTTCAAGGACGATGACCCGCTCGGGCGCCGGGTGCTGCTGGACAAGGTGCCGTTCCAGGTCATCGGCGTGCTGGCGTCCAAGGGCGCGCAGTCCGGCGACAGCGACGAGGACAACCGGGTGGTGCTGCCGTTTTCGACCGCCAGCAGCCGGCTGTACGGCAATCCGTATCCGTCGTGGCTGACCATTGGTCTGGCCGACGGCGCGAAGCTGCAGGAAACCGAGGCGGCCATCGACGCCCTGATGCTGGAGCGGCATCGCCAGCGCGATTTCCGCATGTTCAATGCCGCGTCGCGCATCGCGGCACAGGCGGCGACCAGTGACACGCTGTCGCTGCTGCTGGCGCTGATCGCTGCGGTGTCGCTGCTGGTCGGCGGCATCGGCGTGATGAACATCATGCTGATGACGGTGCGCGAGCGGACGCGCGAGATCGGCATCCGCATGGCGACCGGCGCGCGTCAGCGCGACATCCTGCGCCAGTTCCTGACCGAGGCGGTGCTGGTCTCGCTGGTCGGCGGACTGGCCGGGGTGCTGATCGGGCTGCTGGTCGGTGGCGTGCTGGTGCTGTTCGGCCTGCCGCTGATTTTCTCCGTCACCGCCATGGTCGGCGCCTTTGCCTGCGCGCTGCTGACCGGGCTGGTGTTCGGCTATATGCCCGCGCGGCAGGCGGCCCGGCTCGATCCTGTCGTCGCGCTGGCGGGGGAGTGA